The genomic region AGtgtgattattttcttttcagcttCCGCTTGTGTGCTACTTTTCAGATGTGGTGtgtaattcttttcttttttaatctgttgGAATTCATAAAATCTTTGTTGTCTCTCATTTCTTAGTTAGTATTTGAATGTATGAGAACAAAAAGTGTCAATAAAAATCTGAAACTTAAGCATTTATGGCCAGTATACTGCAGGTTTTAGTCACACTTTGATTGTTTTTAACTGCCAGTCTTATTCAAACTGGTGACACACTGGTCACAAATTTTGAAGCCATCCTGATAGAGATCCAACTTTTTTAGATCCAATTAAAATCAAGGCAATCAAAAAGATGCTCTGGAAAAGAGCAGAATtcttggaacagagtttaatacactgaaGCATATGGACAGCAGGACAAATACACCCAGACATTTAGCAAGAGAATTACATAGCAGAAAtcaagcaaagcaaaaccccTGGGCGTACAGCCTTAGGCACAGACAGCAGAGTAACACAGAGACGGACAGAAAGTAGCAGCAGGAAAACAGTGCTGGGGTGTCATCTGTCACCCCCTAATATATAGGGACCAGTATCCCCGCCCCCTGCTGCTGGGTAACTTTTCCACCTGTCCTCCAGCCAAACACAGCTGCAGGGTCAGGTAGCGGCCAAGGTCCTGGCCAGAGGTCAGTCAGGACTCTGGCTACCCTTTGTTTTGGCCTATCACAACAGGTCATGACACGGTCAAACATCGCACATTAACCCTAATTATTAAATCTTACAAAGCAAGTGGCACAATCTTATAATATACAATCTTATAACTACATAGGTTACATGCTTAACatataaaaaacatttcagtgtaggttagtgagtgtgtgtgtgtgattatatCATATGATATTTTATCGTGATGTGTTCAGGATCTCTGTTACaatgttactgttttggttgtgcATCATCAAAGACATTGAGTGTGTATTGGGGGAAGTTAGTTACCGGAGCTGGAGAGTGAGTTATTCAGGAGATCTCTCCCCTTACATTAACTTCCTTGTCACTGTACCACCTTAACCATGTGCTTAAGACTAAGTGAAAGTTAAAATATACATGTTCAGTGCAGATAGATATATAGTTATATAGTTAAACATGTCACACAAAAGTCCACCAGTGGtgcagtggtgctttttggtaatctcagtctctcactgagcaCGCTCCTGTGGCgggccagcatgtcatggagtgggtgggagttATTATCCAGCATTGTCTTTCtcttggacaacatccaccTCTCCCTAAGGGAGTCATTTCCTCAACTGTTTCTGTTCAGACATTTCTGGAGAGAAGaatgagaaacaaaatgaatgaaGATGACAAGTTCTGGATCAGACTGACAGACTCAGCAGTAGAGGGCAGATATTTGTGGGTGGATGGTTCACCACTGTGTAAAAGGCTTGATTGTTGAGAAAACTTTAGGTTGTGCCACATTTGTGAAACAACTATTTTAACAGCACCCTAAAATTTCACCTCATGTCATGGGCAGTTCCTCGTTTTGTTCTGCTtaaatactttttgtttttatgttcctTTTAACTGCCTGCAAATCTGATGCAACTTATAAAACTGTTGTTACATTGTATGCAAGAGATCATTACAATGTACCACAGGGACAGACATTTcaacaataaataaagaaacattGCTTCAGTTATAATAAAAGCCGTTATTCTGGCAGGAGGAGCCAGACTTAGTCAACAGGAAGTTGCTTTTTTAAGCTGTAAAACAGACGTTAGAAGGAGTAAGGAAGCAATTAGAGTGAGCATCAATGCTTAGCTAtatctgttttttgttaaattagaAAGAATTGAATCTATgataaataacaaagaaaactgaatttcaacattttgttgtgttttgtgattCAGAGACTGTTGGATTAAGTCTGAAGTCAGGATCTTGAAGTTTCAGCATGATGAGCCGTCCGCAGAGCTTCATAGAAGGTAAGAACATTAATGTGGTGGtaaaacaacaggaaggtgacggAGTTTCAGTCAGGTCTGAGTGATCATCATCAGATTTTTAATTAAAGTTAAGATGTTTGTGCTGGAACAGAACAACATTATATGtataaaactgaaatatatGTAGAGCCCACATTCATTATTTAATCatatgaatttttaaaatattttaataaatcagAAATATAACAGTCAAAAGTAATTGATGAAGAAAGAGTGTTTAAAAGTTATGCAAAATGAAGATGtgaagagcaaaaacaaaaaaaggatgtGTGACATGTTAACATGTTTTAACTCAAGTGTTTCCTGTTCAAAGCATCTTAATCACCTTTAATGTTCTTGTATTGACACTCAGCTACAGTTCAGTGTACTTTAATAGTACTAAAGTATTGTAACATGAGAAACTGTTTAAAACTGTAACagataaataaacacttttcTGAACTCTCACATTGTGTCTCCTCTAAATGTTCATCAGGTGAAGCTCCTGACTCTCAGCACGCAAAATCAAAcagagggtcaaaggtcactgcAGAGAGAGTGGCACTGGTGGTTCTCTGTATCCTGCTGGCAGCTGCTCTCATCATTATTTGTTGCCTCTGTGAGTTTGTGCGGTTTCCTTTGTCTTACTTAACTTAAAGAAAATCAATGATCTGATTTTCTGTAAATCAAATGAGTAAAACATTTACAGTGAAGGTGTAAAACACTGCAGAGTGCATGCACTGGCTCTGTTTTAATCGTGTTGCAACAAATTAAAGATGCGTCCaacttttcagtgtttttgttattttctgaaaaatctgtctgtttgtttctctcatttttaaaTCAACAGTTGAAAACATGAGAActaaagaaacactgaaaacacaaagctaCAAAAATCCTTTCAGTGTAAACAAACCTCACTGACTGactggtttgtttgttcttttttaatcagCGCTTGACAAAATTAGAACGAACAAAGAGCTCGAAAACCTGAAACATCACAAAATGAAGTGTGAAAGTAATCTGACAGGTAAGCATATACAGCTGATTGTTTCTAACCTTCAGTCTCAATCAAACTCATGACACACAGCTGAGTCTGTCTTTTTTATTCCATGTGaatgattatttgtttttttattcaaactTTAGACAAAAATAGATGATGAATGACTGATGactgttttattctttattctaaCAGAGACTCTCTCTAAGATAAAACCATGCAGCATGGTGCAGCCGACCTTTCCAGTACCTAAAGTAATAAGTAAGTTATGGATTTTGTCTCTGTGACACAAACTTCAAGCTAAGTtcacacaaacatgaacagtGATTCTTCCACCTGATTGAAGTCGTTGCTGTAATCTCTTCAAAGATGGTCCTTGTACTAAATGTGTAGAAGGCTTCGAGCTACATGGAGGAAAGTGCTATTACTTCTCCATCAGTAAATCATCCTGGAACAAGAGCAGAGATGAGTGTGGAGCTAAAGGAGGAGACCTGGTTAAGATAGACAGCAGAGAGGAGCAGGTATGAAACACTGCTGCAGGTTCATGTTCTCATGTTTATCACATCTTTATGTTTCATCTTGTCAGCACAGAAAAGTCTAACAAGGTAATTTTCATCATCTTTTCCTGATCAGACTTTCCTGGAGAGAAGACTGAGAGATGTAATGACTGAAGTTCAGGACAAGTTCTGGATCGGACTGACAGACTCCGCAGTAGAGGGCAGATGGGTGTGGGTGGACGGATCATCACTGGATCAAAGGTTTGATTGttgtgaaaatatatttttgtcatttccaGAATTAACGTTAcagtttttacttctttttgtttttcatcactTAGTTTGGAGTTTTGGAGCAAAGGTGAGCCAGACAATTGGAAAAGTGAACATCCTGATGGAGAGGACTGTGTGAGGATGGGAGAAAAAGGCGGAGCTAAAGATCTGAAGTGTTGGTTTGATGCAGTTTGCTCAAAGCCTCACAGAAGTATTTGTGAGGAAGCAGGATCCGATGGACAGTATGTATGTTTGTAACTTAAATTGACATATGAAACACCAGAATGAAGTgattcaatttttttaaaagaaatgttgaaacagaaataaagtgaacatagaaaacatgtttattttactttctgaTATTTTTAGAAGAAATGTGGGACCTGTGAAATGTATTAAACTGTtctcaataataaatataattgtAACATCATACATCTACAGAACAACCTATGAATTATTTATTATCACTTTTACAGGAAAAGGAAAGGAACggagaaagaaagacattttAAGTGTTAAAATGGAGTAAGCTATTAATGTCAGTGCGAtaaaattgataaaaaaaaaagaaaaaatgaccaCTATGTCACATTTTAACACCGAGTCATCCAGTACAAAAAAGAAGGATGTGGTTCTCAGAGTTTGCAGTGTGAGAAGCTGTTTGTAAATGTTGATCAACATTTCCCAACTCTCACATCTGTTTCTCCTGTAAATGTTCATAAGGTGAAGCTCCTGACCAGTAGCGGTTGTTGATACGGGCAGTTGCCCgaggcggcatcgtggtggggggcggcatcacgggcatcggcgaaaaaaaaaaaaagttgctcgtactcatgctgccccgacgtcatgccagcgcatattggggatggcataggcaccgatcggttttctttcgcccatttgctgggcggcacagggaggagagggcggggcggcgggggattctctggctggctggagcagcatctaataaccaactcgcaaaataaaacaaaataaaaacaaaccaacaaacgcgaaaacaccagacatcatgatacagacttataatttgcaccgatgtttttttcgaaattct from Pelmatolapia mariae isolate MD_Pm_ZW linkage group LG22, Pm_UMD_F_2, whole genome shotgun sequence harbors:
- the LOC135933563 gene encoding CD209 antigen-like protein E, with the translated sequence MMSRPQSFIEGEAPDSQHAKSNRGSKVTAERVALVVLCILLAAALIIICCLSLDKIRTNKELENLKHHKMKCESNLTETLSKIKPCSMVQPTFPVPKVINGPCTKCVEGFELHGGKCYYFSISKSSWNKSRDECGAKGGDLVKIDSREEQTFLERRLRDVMTEVQDKFWIGLTDSAVEGRWVWVDGSSLDQSLEFWSKGEPDNWKSEHPDGEDCVRMGEKGGAKDLKCWFDAVCSKPHRSICEEAGSDGQYVCL